From Halotia branconii CENA392, the proteins below share one genomic window:
- a CDS encoding type I polyketide synthase codes for MVANNNVEFSTLVDLLRYRAQNQPTQTAYTFLVDGETESVTLTYQELDQKARAIATQLRQRGVPNSRALLLYPPGIEFIPAFFGCLYAGFVAVPAYPPRRNQKMSRLQAIVSDAEAVVALTTSTELTSMTSQLAENKTLAAIPWITTDSLNTDIAEDWQHPHINSDTLAFLQYTSGSTGTPKGVMITHGNLLHNSQLIYNFYQHTSNSQGVIWLPPYHDMGLIGGVLQPLYGAFPVTLMAPAAFLQKPFRWLQAISNYKATTSGGPDFAYDLACRQITPEQLVSLDLSSWEVAFTGAEPIRAQTLDRFAETFAPCGFRKEAFYPCYGMAETTLIVSGGLTSQVPIVRHIDTTALLQNQVIDTTAAADGKAIVGCGKSSPDQTVLIVNPESFTRCADGQVGEVWVSGSSVAKGYWNRPEQTQNTFHAYLADNETGPFLRTGDLGFLQDGELFITGRLKDLIIIMGRNHYPQDIELTVQNCHPALRPAGGAAFAVEINNVEKLVIVQEVERSYLRKLNADEVIGAIRKAVAEHHDLQTHAIALIKTNSLPKTSSGKVRRSTCKAELEAETLDVVAQWSIDAQNNSPSEKSIAPQVEKIVNTEAIAAWLLTKVSEQLQVPPQTININEPLAQYGLGSLTAVRISGELQEWLGKELPTTLLYDYPSIAALAQYLGDGVPQPKIVSQQQTDNHAIAIVGIGCRYPGANNPETFWELLRNGVDAISEVPQQRWDVNAFYDPNRATPGKMNTRWGGFISQVDQFDAPFFGISPREAESLDPQQRLLLEVSWEALENAGKAPSKLARSNTGVFVGISNFDYSHLLAKQVSELDAYSGTGNAFSVAANRISYLLDLHGPCWAVDTACSSSLVAVHQACQSLRQGECEMALAAGVNLILTPQLTVTFSQAGMMASDGRCKTFDADADGYVRGEGCGVVVLKRLSDAYRDGDRILAVIKGSAVNQDGRSNGLTAPSGLAQQAVIRQAMQNAGVSPDEIGYVEAHGTGTFLGDPIEINSLKTVLTPGREPGDTCVIGSVKTNIGHLEAAAGIAGLIKTVLSLQHEEIPPHLHLKQVNPQISLVDANLSIATTLLPWNRGNKRRLAGVSSFGFGGTNAHVILEEAPLVSPKDSVSNERPLHLFTLSAKSENALRDLAQNYENYLGNNPDASLTDICFTANTGRSHFDHRLVAIAQSNTQLQTVLGAYAAGKKTSQLVSGRVDSKQYPKIAFLFTGQGSQYVNMGRQLYETQPTFRACIDQCDQILRSYLDQPLLSVLYPHTESSCIDETAYTQPAIFAVEYALVQLWKSWGVEPTAVIGHSFGEYVAACIAGVFSLEAGLKLVTERSRLMQEIKSMGAMAAVFATEEQVQAAIAEYSPEVTISAVNAPDNITISGTVAKIETAIAKFATQGIETRRLNVSHAFHSPLMDEMLDAFAQTTSKIEFQAPQIPFVSNITGNFLPAKQVPDAQYWRSHTRQSVKFMDGLNTLLAEGYELFIEIGAKPVLCSLGKRCQESENLLWLPSLNAKRENWQTLLESLSALYLRGVDIDWTGFENDYSPQLLPLPTYAFQRKRYWVRSSNTADNTQVNHQSHNSQPVCSANSDSKELPSQPLVEKMLKQQLQIMSQQLEVLRTHNLTTGQFLPLQNVQLPKPSKLNHKPSI; via the coding sequence ATGGTTGCTAACAATAATGTTGAATTTTCTACTTTAGTAGATTTATTAAGATACAGGGCGCAAAATCAACCTACCCAAACAGCTTATACTTTTCTTGTTGATGGAGAAACAGAAAGCGTTACTTTAACTTATCAAGAATTAGATCAAAAAGCACGGGCGATCGCAACTCAACTTCGGCAACGGGGAGTACCCAATTCACGGGCTTTATTACTTTATCCACCTGGAATAGAATTTATCCCTGCCTTTTTTGGTTGTTTATATGCTGGCTTTGTTGCTGTTCCTGCTTATCCACCCCGACGCAATCAAAAAATGTCTAGGCTACAGGCGATCGTCTCAGATGCCGAAGCTGTGGTGGCACTAACGACATCTACAGAATTAACCTCCATGACTTCACAGTTGGCAGAAAATAAGACCTTGGCAGCAATACCTTGGATCACAACTGATAGTCTAAACACAGATATAGCTGAAGATTGGCAACATCCCCATATCAACAGCGATACTTTGGCATTTCTGCAATACACTTCAGGTTCTACTGGCACACCAAAAGGGGTAATGATTACCCACGGCAATTTATTACATAATTCCCAACTTATCTATAACTTTTACCAACACACATCCAATAGCCAAGGTGTCATTTGGTTGCCTCCCTATCACGATATGGGATTAATTGGTGGGGTTTTGCAACCTCTGTATGGTGCTTTTCCTGTAACCTTAATGGCCCCAGCCGCTTTTCTGCAAAAGCCTTTCCGTTGGTTGCAAGCAATTTCTAATTACAAAGCAACTACTAGTGGTGGCCCAGATTTTGCTTATGACCTCGCTTGTCGTCAGATTACTCCCGAACAACTAGTAAGCTTGGATTTGAGTAGTTGGGAAGTGGCATTTACTGGTGCTGAACCGATACGCGCCCAAACACTAGACCGTTTTGCCGAAACTTTTGCGCCTTGTGGTTTCCGAAAAGAAGCTTTTTATCCTTGTTATGGGATGGCGGAGACGACTTTAATTGTCTCTGGAGGTTTAACATCTCAAGTTCCGATTGTGCGGCATATTGACACCACAGCTTTGTTACAAAACCAAGTTATAGATACAACTGCGGCGGCTGATGGTAAAGCCATTGTAGGTTGCGGTAAAAGTAGTCCAGATCAAACAGTATTGATTGTCAATCCCGAATCATTTACACGTTGTGCAGATGGACAGGTGGGAGAAGTTTGGGTATCTGGATCTAGTGTTGCTAAAGGTTACTGGAATCGCCCCGAACAAACACAAAATACCTTTCATGCCTATCTAGCAGACAATGAAACTGGCCCTTTTCTACGGACTGGAGATTTAGGTTTTTTGCAAGATGGTGAGTTGTTTATTACTGGTCGTCTCAAAGATTTAATTATCATCATGGGGCGCAACCATTATCCCCAAGATATTGAATTAACAGTGCAAAATTGTCACCCTGCACTACGTCCAGCAGGTGGTGCGGCTTTTGCAGTCGAAATTAACAACGTGGAGAAGTTGGTAATTGTCCAAGAAGTCGAACGTAGTTATCTGCGTAAGCTGAATGCTGATGAAGTTATAGGTGCTATTCGCAAAGCTGTAGCCGAACATCATGATTTACAAACTCATGCGATCGCTTTAATTAAAACGAACAGTTTGCCAAAAACTTCTTCTGGGAAAGTCAGACGTAGTACCTGTAAAGCTGAGTTAGAGGCTGAAACTCTGGATGTAGTTGCCCAGTGGAGTATTGATGCTCAAAACAACAGTCCATCAGAGAAATCAATTGCACCACAGGTAGAAAAAATAGTTAACACTGAAGCGATCGCAGCTTGGTTATTAACAAAAGTTAGTGAGCAATTACAAGTTCCTCCTCAAACAATCAACATTAACGAACCTCTAGCGCAATATGGTTTGGGTTCTTTGACAGCAGTGAGAATTTCGGGAGAATTGCAGGAATGGTTAGGAAAAGAACTACCGACAACTTTGTTGTATGATTATCCTTCCATCGCTGCTTTAGCTCAATATTTAGGTGATGGAGTACCACAACCAAAAATAGTCTCACAACAACAAACAGACAATCATGCAATTGCGATCGTCGGTATTGGTTGTCGTTATCCTGGTGCGAATAACCCAGAAACCTTTTGGGAATTACTCCGCAATGGTGTGGATGCTATTAGTGAAGTGCCTCAACAACGCTGGGATGTGAATGCTTTCTATGATCCTAACCGCGCCACACCGGGCAAAATGAATACTCGCTGGGGTGGCTTCATTTCCCAAGTAGATCAATTTGACGCACCATTCTTTGGTATTTCTCCACGAGAAGCAGAGTCTCTCGATCCACAACAAAGGTTACTCTTAGAAGTTTCCTGGGAAGCACTAGAAAATGCAGGTAAAGCACCGAGTAAGTTAGCCAGAAGTAACACAGGGGTATTTGTAGGCATCAGTAATTTTGATTACTCCCACTTGCTAGCCAAACAAGTGTCTGAATTAGATGCTTATAGTGGGACTGGTAATGCTTTTAGTGTTGCCGCTAACCGCATCTCCTACTTATTAGATTTGCATGGGCCATGCTGGGCAGTAGACACAGCTTGTTCTTCATCCTTAGTTGCAGTTCATCAAGCCTGTCAAAGTCTGCGTCAGGGAGAATGCGAAATGGCTTTAGCTGCTGGTGTGAATTTAATTCTCACCCCCCAGTTGACGGTGACATTTTCCCAAGCTGGAATGATGGCTAGCGATGGTCGTTGTAAAACTTTTGATGCTGATGCAGATGGTTATGTGCGGGGCGAAGGTTGTGGTGTAGTGGTACTCAAGCGTCTGAGTGATGCTTATCGTGATGGCGATCGCATCTTGGCAGTGATTAAAGGTTCAGCCGTGAATCAAGACGGACGCAGCAACGGACTGACTGCACCCAGTGGACTAGCCCAACAAGCTGTAATTCGGCAAGCCATGCAAAATGCTGGTGTTTCACCTGATGAAATCGGCTATGTAGAAGCGCATGGTACAGGCACATTTTTAGGCGATCCGATTGAGATTAACTCCTTGAAAACAGTCCTCACGCCAGGACGTGAACCTGGGGATACCTGTGTGATTGGTTCAGTCAAAACCAACATTGGACATTTGGAAGCGGCTGCCGGTATCGCTGGTTTAATTAAAACTGTATTATCCCTACAACATGAGGAGATTCCGCCCCATCTGCACCTCAAACAAGTTAACCCCCAGATTTCTTTGGTTGATGCCAACTTATCGATCGCCACTACACTGTTACCCTGGAACAGGGGCAATAAACGACGTTTGGCTGGTGTATCTTCCTTTGGATTTGGTGGTACTAATGCCCATGTGATTTTAGAAGAAGCTCCTTTAGTCAGTCCCAAAGACTCAGTGAGTAATGAACGTCCACTGCATTTGTTTACCCTCTCAGCTAAAAGTGAAAATGCTTTGCGTGATTTAGCACAAAACTATGAGAATTATCTGGGTAATAATCCTGATGCTTCCTTAACAGATATTTGTTTCACCGCCAATACTGGACGATCGCATTTTGATCATCGCTTAGTGGCGATCGCTCAATCTAACACGCAATTACAAACCGTATTGGGTGCTTATGCAGCTGGTAAGAAAACCTCTCAATTAGTCAGTGGTCGAGTTGATAGCAAACAGTATCCGAAAATAGCCTTTTTATTCACAGGACAAGGTTCTCAATATGTCAATATGGGTCGCCAACTGTACGAAACTCAGCCGACCTTTCGAGCTTGCATTGACCAATGTGATCAAATTTTGCGGTCATATTTAGATCAACCACTGCTGTCAGTTTTGTATCCTCATACTGAAAGCAGCTGTATCGATGAAACCGCCTATACTCAACCAGCGATCTTTGCTGTAGAGTATGCTCTAGTACAATTGTGGAAGTCTTGGGGTGTTGAACCAACAGCAGTTATTGGTCATAGTTTTGGTGAATATGTCGCCGCTTGCATTGCTGGAGTGTTCAGTTTAGAAGCAGGACTGAAGCTAGTTACCGAGCGATCGCGCTTAATGCAAGAAATCAAGTCAATGGGAGCAATGGCTGCGGTGTTTGCTACTGAGGAACAAGTACAGGCTGCGATCGCTGAATACAGCCCAGAGGTGACAATCTCTGCTGTGAATGCTCCTGATAATATTACCATCTCTGGTACAGTCGCCAAAATTGAGACAGCGATCGCCAAATTCGCCACCCAAGGAATTGAGACTCGACGCTTGAATGTATCCCATGCTTTCCATTCTCCGTTAATGGATGAAATGCTTGATGCTTTTGCACAAACCACCAGCAAAATCGAATTTCAAGCCCCACAGATTCCTTTTGTTTCCAACATTACCGGGAATTTTTTACCAGCCAAACAAGTACCCGATGCTCAATACTGGCGATCGCATACACGCCAGTCTGTCAAATTTATGGACGGATTGAATACTTTATTGGCTGAAGGTTACGAATTATTCATAGAAATTGGCGCTAAACCAGTTCTTTGTAGTCTGGGTAAACGTTGTCAAGAAAGTGAAAATTTGCTTTGGTTGCCTTCTTTGAATGCCAAACGGGAAAATTGGCAAACATTACTAGAAAGCTTATCAGCATTGTATCTGCGAGGAGTAGATATTGACTGGACAGGATTTGAAAACGATTATTCACCTCAGTTACTTCCACTACCTACTTATGCGTTTCAAAGAAAACGTTACTGGGTGCGATCGTCAAATACGGCTGACAATACCCAAGTAAATCATCAGAGTCATAATTCTCAACCTGTCTGTTCAGCTAATAGTGATAGTAAAGAACTACCATCTCAACCTTTGGTAGAAAAAATGCTCAAACAACAACTACAGATTATGTCTCAGCAACTGGAAGTTTTGCGTACTCATAATTTGACCACAGGTCAATTCTTGCCATTGCAAAATGTACAATTACCAAAACCATCAAAGCTGAACCATAAGCCTAGTATTTAA
- a CDS encoding protein kinase domain-containing protein, whose translation MNNVLEMITEIEPGTLIHSRYQIQKLLGKGGFGRTYLALDNQRFDEPCVLKEFVPTASPEKNICKSKELFEREAKVLYQLQHPQIPKFLAWFTDNDRTFIVQEYINGKTYSEILFERLAQKSQPFSEVEVRTWLADVLPVLDYLHDRQIIHRDISLENIMLPHHQSKPVLIDFGAVKENVTQVISPHSINFCHSNRTSVVGKYGYSPPEQLRLGLSYPSSDIYALGVCAIVLLTGKMPHLLLDESLNWQWRSQVNIGDDLAEIIDKMLIDSPPARFQSAKEIILNLHKMHINSPTASSGEFKIVSPIKAIKTRQQEIETNKALEELVILQNLERTLRQYHDELSNPLYLNLDLPEYIEKHTTPASESSIGVLKKTSNIVAKIISIFAKKNNKSIVTKSKPTNGNNIQINTHHFLEKTSINGNLQLLEVIKKEFTNFIGPIAHLIINKILTTFPDCSPNQLIELLAASIPDKIIAERFQNDTRNLIKSKFVYNEN comes from the coding sequence ATGAATAACGTATTAGAGATGATTACAGAAATTGAGCCAGGAACTTTAATACACAGCCGTTACCAGATTCAAAAGTTGCTTGGTAAGGGAGGATTTGGAAGAACTTATTTAGCATTAGACAATCAACGGTTTGATGAACCTTGTGTTTTGAAAGAGTTTGTCCCGACAGCATCACCAGAAAAAAATATTTGTAAATCTAAAGAGTTGTTTGAACGTGAAGCAAAAGTTTTATATCAACTTCAGCATCCTCAAATTCCTAAATTTTTAGCTTGGTTTACGGATAACGATCGCACCTTTATCGTTCAGGAATATATTAATGGTAAAACTTATTCGGAAATTTTATTTGAGCGTTTAGCACAGAAAAGTCAGCCTTTTTCGGAAGTAGAAGTGAGAACATGGTTAGCAGATGTATTACCAGTTTTAGATTATCTCCATGATCGCCAGATAATTCATAGAGATATTTCACTAGAAAATATTATGCTACCTCATCATCAATCTAAACCTGTGCTGATTGATTTTGGAGCAGTAAAAGAGAATGTTACTCAAGTTATATCTCCTCATTCCATCAATTTTTGTCACTCAAATCGCACTTCAGTAGTAGGGAAGTATGGTTATTCTCCTCCCGAACAGTTGCGTTTAGGACTTTCCTATCCTTCTAGTGATATCTATGCTCTTGGTGTTTGTGCAATTGTGCTGTTAACCGGAAAAATGCCACATTTGCTCTTAGATGAATCACTCAATTGGCAATGGCGATCGCAAGTCAATATTGGTGATGATTTAGCCGAAATTATCGACAAAATGCTGATAGATTCCCCTCCTGCACGCTTCCAATCGGCTAAAGAGATTATTTTGAATTTGCATAAGATGCATATTAATTCCCCTACAGCATCTAGTGGTGAATTTAAAATTGTATCTCCAATAAAAGCTATTAAAACTCGCCAACAAGAAATAGAAACAAACAAAGCATTAGAAGAGTTAGTAATTTTACAAAATTTAGAACGTACTCTTAGACAATATCATGATGAATTGTCGAATCCTCTTTATCTCAATTTAGATTTACCAGAGTATATAGAGAAACACACAACTCCTGCTAGTGAATCTTCTATTGGTGTTTTAAAAAAAACTTCTAACATAGTTGCAAAAATTATTAGTATTTTTGCTAAAAAAAACAACAAAAGTATAGTAACAAAAAGTAAACCTACTAATGGAAATAATATTCAAATTAATACTCATCATTTTTTAGAAAAAACCTCTATAAATGGTAATTTGCAGCTTTTGGAAGTCATTAAAAAAGAATTTACTAATTTTATTGGCCCAATTGCTCACTTAATTATCAATAAGATATTAACTACCTTTCCAGATTGTTCTCCCAATCAGCTTATAGAACTATTAGCAGCATCAATTCCTGACAAAATAATAGCAGAACGCTTTCAGAATGACACACGCAACCTAATTAAATCTAAATTTGTATATAATGAAAATTAA
- a CDS encoding cupin-like domain-containing protein: MITIEKSSITKISNPSKQEFLNLWKQGKAFVINDVANQWNACKNWSNSYLTDVCGDNLVPVEAYNQTFFQKYNFAAAEYYHDRKQMKFKDYINIVDGNQKDDNISYYMAQVDFQKHFPELVKDIVYPEYFNKKPKIMYFFFGFSNKKSTSTTYLHFDDVHNIFVQIRGRKRFILFPPSNYLSFDPPIRENAYSPAWSKVDPVVTDLKSYPKFPWQDKIEVVLEAGEILYIPPLWWHHVTALEENISLTFWYPPTIKDLFVQKGFLPTLLQIAPYVIPYQIRQHLRKS, translated from the coding sequence ATGATCACTATCGAAAAAAGTTCTATTACAAAAATCTCTAATCCTAGCAAGCAAGAATTTTTAAATTTATGGAAGCAAGGTAAAGCTTTTGTAATCAATGATGTAGCTAACCAATGGAATGCTTGTAAAAATTGGTCAAACAGCTATCTAACAGATGTTTGTGGAGATAATCTTGTTCCTGTTGAAGCTTATAACCAAACCTTCTTCCAAAAGTACAACTTTGCTGCTGCTGAGTATTATCACGATCGCAAGCAAATGAAATTTAAAGACTATATTAATATAGTTGATGGTAATCAAAAGGATGATAATATATCTTACTACATGGCTCAGGTAGATTTTCAAAAGCACTTTCCTGAACTTGTTAAAGATATAGTTTATCCAGAGTATTTTAATAAAAAGCCAAAAATAATGTATTTCTTTTTTGGTTTTTCTAATAAAAAGTCGACCTCAACAACTTATTTACACTTTGATGATGTACATAATATTTTTGTACAAATTAGAGGACGCAAAAGATTTATTTTATTTCCACCATCTAATTATTTATCATTTGATCCACCTATTAGAGAAAATGCTTATTCCCCTGCTTGGAGTAAAGTAGATCCTGTTGTAACAGACTTGAAATCATATCCTAAATTTCCTTGGCAAGACAAAATTGAGGTAGTTCTAGAAGCCGGAGAAATACTTTATATTCCTCCTTTATGGTGGCATCATGTTACAGCCCTAGAGGAAAATATTTCATTGACTTTTTGGTATCCTCCAACTATTAAAGACCTATTTGTGCAAAAGGGGTTTTTACCGACTTTATTACAAATAGCACCTTATGTAATTCCTTATCAAATCAGACAACATTTGAGAAAATCATAA